The bacterium nucleotide sequence TTATCTTGTTCCTGGTGAAGGACGTGTTCTCATCAACAAGAAGGACGCCGACGAGTATCTTGGAAGAGCTACGCTCAAGATGATCATCATGCAGCCTTTCGAGGTGACCGGCACGACAGGCCAGTTTGATGTCAAGGTCAATGTCAACGGCGGCGGTATCAGCGGCCAGGCGGGGGCCATCAAGCACGGCATCAGCAGGGCGCTGCTAAAGGTCTCCGACGAGCATCGGAAGCCTCTCAAAAAAGCCGGTTATCTAACCCGTGACGCTCGCGAGGTTGAGAGAAAGAAATATGGCCAGAGCGGCGCTCGTGCCAGGTTCCAGTTCAGCAAACGTTGATCGGAAATCCGGCAATATTTTCAAAAAGGAAGGGCAGCCGCCCTTCCTTTTTTTTCGGGTTGGAGCGAAAGAACTGGTTCTTCCGTGACAGGCAGCCGCGGCCGGCTGAAGGCCGCTCCACCCGTCTTTGTCCTTCGGACTTCCGTCTTCGTCACGCCTTTCTGTCGCAGCGTAGTCACGCCTTTTGAGTGGCGAAGACGGGTGTACCCGTGGTTAAAATCTTTTAAATGAACCGGGGTGATACCACCAAGGTACGCATTAACCGGATGAACCGTAATTATTGGAATTACGTGGTGTTTTAAAAACATGCCATTTTCCACAAACTCCCAGATCAATCAATTAGCTGCTTTATCTTTCTTTTCACGAGCCTGACTAAGTGGTAATTTGTCTCATTAAGGATAACATTCACGAACGGGGAGATTGAAACATGATCAGGGTCGGGATCGTCGGCGCCACCGGTTATACCGGCATGGAGCTTGTCAGGATACTGGA carries:
- the rpsI gene encoding 30S ribosomal protein S9 → MTENQVFSTGRRKTSVARVYLVPGEGRVLINKKDADEYLGRATLKMIIMQPFEVTGTTGQFDVKVNVNGGGISGQAGAIKHGISRALLKVSDEHRKPLKKAGYLTRDAREVERKKYGQSGARARFQFSKR